The following coding sequences lie in one Cydia strobilella chromosome 16, ilCydStro3.1, whole genome shotgun sequence genomic window:
- the LOC134748126 gene encoding NPC intracellular cholesterol transporter 2 homolog a, producing the protein MGRCDCGKVTWLVATMVALSVVVLSCLALAAATDVDQCPGGRTIETLRSDVALTQCKKLPCKLKKNTRQHVTFKFKTDKEIKDLKNHVQAEVFGVPLPFVGVDGKSVCDKLETEGGEKASCPLAANTAYVYKDSFPIESFYPNLELRVHWALQSLGKDVACFEVPAKISN; encoded by the exons ATGGGTCGTTGCGATTGCGGTAAGGTAACATGGTTAGTTGCCACAATGGTTGCGCTGAGCGTGGTTGTGCTGTCGTGCCTGGCTCTCGCCGCCGCCACCGACGTCGACCAATGTCCAG GTGGTCGAACCATTGAAACCCTCAGGAGCGACGTCGCTTTGACGCAGTGCAAGAAGCTGCCATGCAAGCTCAAGAAAAACACCAGGCAACAcgtcacttttaaatttaaaaccg atAAGGAAATTAAAGATCTGAAGAACCACGTGCAGGCGGAGGTGTTCGGAGTGCCGCTGCCATTCGTCGGTGTGGACGGCAAATCTGTGTGCGACAAGCTGGAGACAGAGGGCGGGGAGAAGGCCTCCTGCCCGCTGGCTGCCAATACTGCCTACGTCTACAAGGACTCGTTCCCCATTGAAAGCTTTTATCCAAACCTAGAATTAAGGGTGCACTGGGCTCTGCAATCGCTCGGGAAAGATGTCGCGTGTTTTGAAGTACCcgctaaaataagcaattaA